The genome window GAGTCCGCGAAGGCGGACTTCGGGCCGTTGTTGCCGCGATTTCAATCGCCCTTCCACCCACGCCCAAGCCTCCCACCGGCGGCTGAAGCCGCAGCAACAACCACGGGAAGCCTCGCAAACTGCGCGAGGCTGTTCGGCTCGGCATCGGAGTGGGGAGGCGATCTTGGAGGCATTCTACTGGCTCGAATCGAGCGGAGATGCCGAGGCTGGGAGTCCGCGAAGGCGGACTTTGGGCCGTTGTTGCCGCGATTTCAATCGCCCTTCCACCCCCTTCCACCCTTCCACCCTTCCACCCACGCCCAGGCCGCCCCTGCCGGTGATGATGCGACGCCCGATCACCCGCCCACGCGCTCGTCCGCCCAGCCGAAGCGGCCGAGGAGCGGCACGAAGGTGCACTCGGCCACGTCGTCGTAGTGGAACGAGTCGCCGCGGCGGTGGACGAGGACCAGGCGCTGCGACTCGCGCGTGCCGACAGGGACCAGCATCCGCCCGCCGTCCGCGAGCTGGTCCAGCAGCGGCTGGGGCACCTCCGGGCCGCCGGCGGCCACCAGGATGGCGTCGTACGGCGCGTAGCGGCTCCAGCCGATAGTGCCGTCGCCCACCAGGATTGCCACGTTGGAGATGCGCATCCCGTCCAGCACCTCGCGCGCGCGCGTCGACAGCTCGCGGATGCGCTCGACCGAGTAGACGCGGTCGGCGAGCTGGGCCAGCACCGCCGTCTGGAACCCCGAGCCGGTGCCGATCTCCAGCACCCGGTCGTTCCGGCCGATCTGGAGCAGCTGCATGTACAGCGCCTGCAGCGACGGCTGCGACGCCGTCTGCCCGAAGCCGATGGGGAGCGGCGAATCCTCGTACGCGCGGTGGCCGACCGCCTGGGGAACGAAGAGGTGGCGGGGGACCAGGTCGAAGGCGCGCAGCACGTTCAGGTCGCGGATCCCGCGCTCCTGCATGCGGTTGATCAGCGCGCGCCGCTGCGCCGTGAAGCGGTCGCTCATACCGAGAGTCCCCATCCCCCCACGCCCTCGATCAGCGCATGGTTGGTCAGGTCCAGGTGCAGCGGCGTCACCGAGATGTACCCGTTGTCGATCGCGAAGAAGTCCGTCCCTTCCTCGGTAGCCCACTCGATCGAGCCGCCGCCGATCCAGTAGTACGGCCGCCCGCTGGGGTCCGTCCCGCGCACGTACGAGTCGCTGAACGAGCGCCGCCCCAGCCGCGTCACCATCACCCCCTTCACGTCGGACGGGGAGATCGGCGGGAGGTTCACGTTCAGCAGCGTCTCGCGCGGAAAGCCGTCGTGCGACACGATCTGCGCCAGCAGCCGCTCCAGCAGCGGCCCGTACGCCTCCAGGTGCTCCACGTCGGTGCGCCCCGCGTAGCTCAGCGCCACCGCGGGAATGCCGAACACGGTGGCCTCCATCGCCGCCGACACGGTGCCGGAGTAGAGCACGTCCTCGCCCATGTTCATGCCGTGGTTCACCCCGCTCAGCACGAAGTCCGGCCGGCGCGGCAGCAGCTCCTGCACGGCCAGGAACACGCAGTCCGTGGGCGTGCCGCTCACCGAGTGCGTGCGCTCGCCGACGGAGCGCTCGCGGATGGGCACGTGCATGGTCAGCGAGTGGCTGGTGGCGCTCTGCTCGCGGTCCGGCGCGACCACGTGCACCTCGCCCAGCGCCTGCGCCGCGCCGGAAAGCACGCGCAGCCCGCGGGCCAGGTAGCCGTCGTCGTTCGTGCACAGAATCAGCATCGGTGCGTAACGCGGAAGTGCTGGAAGGAGCGGGGTTTGGGCGTGTCCCTCCGCTGCGCTCCGGGCCGGGCTGCGCGCGCCGTAGGGCACGATACAGCTGTGCCCAACGGCGCCGGGCCCCCGCCGCGCCGGGCTTCGATGCGGTCGGAGGGCATCGGAGTGCGCGCGGCGGTGTCCCGGCCCTTCGGGCGCGCATCCCTCACGCGTCCGTGGCGGGCAACGTATCGGGTGGGGTGGGGCTTATCAACCGGACGGCGGGGTCAGGATCTCCAGCAGCTCCTCCAGCTCGGCGCGCAGCGAGCGCACGAAGCTCTTCTCCAGCGCGGCGCCGGCCACGTCGGCGGCGGCGCCCTCCTGCTTCAGCTCGTCGATGCGCGCGCGGGCGCCCTCGATGGTGTAGCGCTCGTCGCGCACCAGGTGCTGGATGAGGGCGATCAGCTCCAGGTCGCGCTGGCGGTACACGCGGTTGCCGGCGCGGTTCTTGGGCGGGCTGAGCGCGGGGAACTGCGTCTCCCAGTAGCGCAGCACGTGCGGCTTCAGGTCGAACAGCTCGCACACCTCGCCGATTGAGTAGAACTCCCGCTGCGGACGCTTCATCGAGTCTGTTCGTTGGATGCCGACCCACTCTCCCGGCGCCATTCGCGGCCGCCCGCATCAGCCAGAGCGGGCGCCATGATCTTAGCTCCGTCCGACCATGGGCAACAGCGGCCGCGGAGCGGGATGGCACTCACCGGCCGGGGAGCTTCGTCCAGGCTCGGTAAATGGCCGATCCAAATCGGGAGCCGAATCAAACCACAATCGCCGGCAGCCCGGACCAAGGGGAGGGCCTGATCCATTACCTCTTCTATCGCCATCAGTTGCAAATGGATTGAACAAGACATTGATCAGGAGGATCGTTCAATTGACGCCTTGACAAAATCAGGCGTCAACCGGTACCTTCGTGCGCCCTATCCGGCGGTTCACTCACTCTCCCCCACCCGGAGACCCCCATGCGTTCTCGTGTTCCTGCGTTCAGGCGTACCCGGCTGCGCCTGGCCGCCGCGGTGCCTGCCGTGGCCTCGGCGCTGCTGCTCGGCGCCTGCCGCGACGAAATCGCTCCTTCCAACCCGCGCAGCGCGCCGGACCTGTCGGCGGCCGTGGCGCCGGCCACGCTCCGCACCGAGCGGGGCGACCTCATCACCGGCGACCCGGCCGCGTTCGCGCAGGCGCTGAAGGAGATCGGTCCCGGCGGCAAGGTGCTGGTGTGGATCAAGGACACCAGCACACCCCGCCCTTCCGCCCAGTTCTTCCTGGATCTCCCCTCGTCGGGCCGGGAGACCATCGCCCTTCCGGCCGACGTGCCCGGAGCGGCGCGGCGCAACACGCTGGGGCCGGACAAGGTGCGCGGCGCGTCGATGGACGCGGTCATCCACGCGCTCGAGCACTCGGGCGTGGCCTCGGTGGAGCGGATGGACGCGCTTCCCCTGCTGATCGTGCGCCTGGAAGAGCCGGCCCGGCTCGGCGCGCTGAACGCGCTGCTGCGGCACCCGAACGTGGACTACGTCAGCGCCGTCCGGGCGCGGCCCGTTCGGCTCCAGGCCGCGCCCGTCGGCAGCAATCCCATCGACACCAAGCACACCGTGCACAAGATCCCGCAGGCGTGGGACCTCACCCGCGGCAGCGGTGCCGTGATCGGGATCCTCGACAGCGGGCTGGCGCGGAGCACGTACACGGGCGCCTTCCACGACGACGGCCAGTACTTCGGCAGCTACGGGGTCATCGCCAGGGGCTTCATCGACGACCTGTGCGGAAGCGCCAACTCCGGCGCCTGCTCGCCGTACGACGACAACATCCACGGCACGGCGATGGTGGGCCTGGTGGCCTCGAACGACAACGGCATCGGATACGTGGGGATCGCGCCGTTCGCCACCACGTACAGCATGAAGATCGCCTGGAACACCCACATCTCGGGGCACTGCGACGACGACATCTTCGGCAACAGCTCGTACTGCCTCGAGGATGACGATTTCGCCCGCGCGGTGAACTATGCGGCCGCCCGGCGCTTCAGCGTCCTGTCGATGAGCTTCAGCGGCAGCTTCAACAGCGACGTGTACCGCGCGCTGTCCACCGCCCGCAACACCTACGGCGTGTTCCTGGTCGCGGCGACGGGCAATACCGTGGGCGCCTCGGCCGTGGAGCCCGCGTCCTACGACGTGGTGATGGGAATCGCGGGGGTGGACGCGGCCGGAAACAACGTGTACAGCACCGCGGCGCGCGACGTCTCCGGCTTCGCCGGCGGAGCGACGATGGGGGCGACGTGTTATCAGCAGTACACCTGCGACGCCGGCTCCCCCAGCATCTACACCGAGACGGGCGGCACCTCCGCCGCCACCGCCAACGTCGCCGGGATCGTGGGGCTGATCCGTTCGTACTACCCGAACGAGACGGTGTCGCAGGTCTGGGAACGTCTCGTGAACACGGCCGAGGGCCCGAACCGCGTGGTGAACGCGTACGCGGCCCTGACCTATCAGCGTCCGCTGGCGGTGGGGATCTCGGGCCCGTCGAGCGTGGCGCCGGGTGACTACGCGTACTGGGCGGCCACCACCACCGGGGGCCAGCCCCCGTTCACGTACACCTGGTACCGCGACGGGCAGGTGGTGGGAACCGGCCCGTCGTACAGCGGCTACGCCGACTTCAGCGCCTTCCAGCTCCAGGTGGTGGCCACCGATGCATCCGGGGCCACCTCGACCGGGTACCTGTGGGTGATGGTGACCGACCCCAACCAGTGCCCCACCGACCCCAGGCAGATCCGGCAGGAGATCTGCGCCGTTCAGTAGCCCCTCCGGTCTCGCCCTCGTGCGTTGCCAGAGGTGAAAAAAGGGAGGAGCCCGCGCGGGCTCCTCCCTTTTTTTCACCTGCTCCCGTGCCGTCACCGCCGCCCGGATGTCGCGGCCGCGAGTCCGCGAAGGCGGACTTCGGGCCGTTGTTGCCGCGAATTCATTCGCCCTTCCGCCCTACCCCCACACCTCCGCCTTGGGCTCGCGCAGCATCAGCGTGGTCACGGCCTCGCGCGGGTCCAGCCCCTCGAAGAGGATCGCGTGCATCGTGTCGACGATGGGCATCTCGATCCCCAGCTTGCGGGCCAGGCCGTGCGCGCTCTTCGCGGTGCGGACGCCTTCGGCCACCTGCACCATCCCGCCCAGGATGTCGTCCAGCGTGCGGCCGCGGCCCAGCTCCACGCCCACCGAGCGGTTGCGGCTGAGCGCGCCGGTGCAGGTCAGGATCAGGTCGCCCATCCCCGCCAGCCCCGCGAAGGTGCGCGGGTCGGCGCCGGCGGCCACCCCCAGGCGCGTGATCTCGGCCAGCCCGCGGGTGATGAGCGCCGCGCGCGAGTTGTTGCCGAACCCCAGCCCGTCCACCACCCCCGCGGCGATGGCGATCACGTTCTTCAGCGAGCCGCCCAGCTCCACCCCGCGCACGTCGGTGCTGGTGTACACGCGGAAATAGCGCGTCTGGAACGCCTCCTGGGCGCGCCGCGCCACCTCCTCGCTCGTGGCCGCGATGGTCACGGCGGTCGGGTGCTCCATCCCCACCTCCAGCGCGAAGCTGGGGCCGGAGAGGTAGGCGCACCCGGCGGCGCCGGCGCCCGCGAGGACCTCGGCGAGCACCTCGTCCATCGTCATCAGCGACTCGTTCTCGATCCCCTTGCTGGCGCTGACCACCACCGCGCCGGGCTCGATGAAGCGCGCCGCATCCCCCATCACCCGCCGCACCACGTGCGAGGGCGAGACGGAGACGACCAGGTCCGCGCCCGCCAGCGCCTCGGCCATCTCCCCCGTCGCGCGGAGCGAGGGGGCCAGCGCGACGCCCTCCAGGTAGCGCGGGTTGGCGTGGTCGGCGTTCACCGTAGCGGCCACGTCGGCCTCGTAGCTCCAGAGAACGGTCTCCGTACCCTTCTTGGCCAGCAGGTTGGCCAGCGCCGTTCCCCAGCTCCCGGCGCCGATCACGGCGGCACGCCCGCTCATCGCGCCTCCTCTCCGTCCGCGGTGACGGCGGCGGCGCCCACGGTGGCCTCGTCCGCCCTGCTCCCCTCGCCGAAGCGCGACTCGGTGCCGTTCCGGATGCGCTGGATGTTGGCCCGGTGCGCGAAGATGACGAAGAGACAGACAGCGCACCCCAGGATGCGCATCTCCGGGCGGACGGGGGTGACGAAGAGCAGCCCGAGCACCGCCAGCGCCGCCGCGATCGAGGCCGCCGAAACCATCCGCGTGGTACGGAGAACGACCAGCCAGATGACCAGGCCGACACCCAGCGCGACCGGCGCCTCGGCCAGCATCACCCCCGCCGAGGTGGCCACGCCCTTGCCGCCCCTGAAGCGCATGTAGATGGAGAAGACGTGGCCCACGATGGCCGCGGCGCCGTACGCCAGCTCCCAGCGCCAGTCCGCCGAACCGTCCCACTGGCTGAAGAGGACGACGGGGAGAAGGCCCTTGAGGATGTCGAACACCATCACCGGCGCGGCGACCTTCGCGCCCAGCACGCGGAAGGTGTTGGTGGCGCCCAGGTTGCCGCTGCCGTGCCGGCGCAGGTCGATGCCGCGCATCTTCCCCGCGATCCAGCTGGCCGGGATCGCGCCCCACAGGTAGGCGAGCAGCACGAACAGGAGCGGACGGGTCATCCGGCGGTGTCGGTCAGGGTCGGGGTGGTCGAGTCCTGCAGATCGAGGACCGCGCCCTCAGGCGTTGGTGCGAGAAAATGCGAGTGAACTCGCGGCTACAACGGCGCGCAGTCCGCCTTCGCGGACATCCCGGCGCGAGCCTCACCTTCGGCGCGCGAGTCAAGCATCCCCGCGGCCGCACCAATGCGGATTCAGCGCCGGGATGCCTCGGCCGCAGTCCCGCAGGGACTTCGTGCGGTTGTTGCCGGTGAATTCCATTCACCGGCCCGCGCCGGACCCTGAAGCCATTCCCCCGCCCCAGCGCCCGCATCTCCCGCGGAGAGCGCGCTACTCCTCGTCCTCGCCGCGCTGGCGGAGGTTGATGCGCAGCGGCACGCCGTTGAATCCCCATGCGTCGCGGAAGCCGTTCTGGATGTAGCGCTGGTAGCTCTCCGCGATCGCGTCCGGGTGGTTGCTGAAGATCACGAACGTGGGCGGCGCGACAGCCACCTGCGTGGCGTACAGCAGCTTCACCGGGTGGTTCATGTACGCCGGCGGCTTGGCGCGGGTGACCAGCGCCCGCATCACCTCGTTCACCTCGTGCGTGGCGATGCGGCGCATCCGCTGCTCCTGCACCTCCACGATCAGCTCCAGCACGCGGTGCACGCGCTGCCCCGTCACCGCGCTGGTGAAGAGGATGGGCACCCACTTC of Longimicrobium sp. contains these proteins:
- a CDS encoding protein-L-isoaspartate(D-aspartate) O-methyltransferase — translated: MSDRFTAQRRALINRMQERGIRDLNVLRAFDLVPRHLFVPQAVGHRAYEDSPLPIGFGQTASQPSLQALYMQLLQIGRNDRVLEIGTGSGFQTAVLAQLADRVYSVERIRELSTRAREVLDGMRISNVAILVGDGTIGWSRYAPYDAILVAAGGPEVPQPLLDQLADGGRMLVPVGTRESQRLVLVHRRGDSFHYDDVAECTFVPLLGRFGWADERVGG
- the surE gene encoding 5'/3'-nucleotidase SurE, with product MLILCTNDDGYLARGLRVLSGAAQALGEVHVVAPDREQSATSHSLTMHVPIRERSVGERTHSVSGTPTDCVFLAVQELLPRRPDFVLSGVNHGMNMGEDVLYSGTVSAAMEATVFGIPAVALSYAGRTDVEHLEAYGPLLERLLAQIVSHDGFPRETLLNVNLPPISPSDVKGVMVTRLGRRSFSDSYVRGTDPSGRPYYWIGGGSIEWATEEGTDFFAIDNGYISVTPLHLDLTNHALIEGVGGWGLSV
- a CDS encoding MerR family transcriptional regulator; this encodes MKRPQREFYSIGEVCELFDLKPHVLRYWETQFPALSPPKNRAGNRVYRQRDLELIALIQHLVRDERYTIEGARARIDELKQEGAAADVAGAALEKSFVRSLRAELEELLEILTPPSG
- a CDS encoding S8 family peptidase gives rise to the protein MRSRVPAFRRTRLRLAAAVPAVASALLLGACRDEIAPSNPRSAPDLSAAVAPATLRTERGDLITGDPAAFAQALKEIGPGGKVLVWIKDTSTPRPSAQFFLDLPSSGRETIALPADVPGAARRNTLGPDKVRGASMDAVIHALEHSGVASVERMDALPLLIVRLEEPARLGALNALLRHPNVDYVSAVRARPVRLQAAPVGSNPIDTKHTVHKIPQAWDLTRGSGAVIGILDSGLARSTYTGAFHDDGQYFGSYGVIARGFIDDLCGSANSGACSPYDDNIHGTAMVGLVASNDNGIGYVGIAPFATTYSMKIAWNTHISGHCDDDIFGNSSYCLEDDDFARAVNYAAARRFSVLSMSFSGSFNSDVYRALSTARNTYGVFLVAATGNTVGASAVEPASYDVVMGIAGVDAAGNNVYSTAARDVSGFAGGATMGATCYQQYTCDAGSPSIYTETGGTSAATANVAGIVGLIRSYYPNETVSQVWERLVNTAEGPNRVVNAYAALTYQRPLAVGISGPSSVAPGDYAYWAATTTGGQPPFTYTWYRDGQVVGTGPSYSGYADFSAFQLQVVATDASGATSTGYLWVMVTDPNQCPTDPRQIRQEICAVQ
- a CDS encoding NAD(P)H-dependent glycerol-3-phosphate dehydrogenase; its protein translation is MSGRAAVIGAGSWGTALANLLAKKGTETVLWSYEADVAATVNADHANPRYLEGVALAPSLRATGEMAEALAGADLVVSVSPSHVVRRVMGDAARFIEPGAVVVSASKGIENESLMTMDEVLAEVLAGAGAAGCAYLSGPSFALEVGMEHPTAVTIAATSEEVARRAQEAFQTRYFRVYTSTDVRGVELGGSLKNVIAIAAGVVDGLGFGNNSRAALITRGLAEITRLGVAAGADPRTFAGLAGMGDLILTCTGALSRNRSVGVELGRGRTLDDILGGMVQVAEGVRTAKSAHGLARKLGIEMPIVDTMHAILFEGLDPREAVTTLMLREPKAEVWG
- the plsY gene encoding glycerol-3-phosphate 1-O-acyltransferase PlsY, coding for MTRPLLFVLLAYLWGAIPASWIAGKMRGIDLRRHGSGNLGATNTFRVLGAKVAAPVMVFDILKGLLPVVLFSQWDGSADWRWELAYGAAAIVGHVFSIYMRFRGGKGVATSAGVMLAEAPVALGVGLVIWLVVLRTTRMVSAASIAAALAVLGLLFVTPVRPEMRILGCAVCLFVIFAHRANIQRIRNGTESRFGEGSRADEATVGAAAVTADGEEAR